Proteins co-encoded in one Populus trichocarpa isolate Nisqually-1 chromosome 10, P.trichocarpa_v4.1, whole genome shotgun sequence genomic window:
- the LOC7489627 gene encoding uncharacterized protein LOC7489627 — protein sequence MEISGKSKPQPVNMKVVKPIEATPESFKEYGQVIEAWPDGEEFDPKDAQLNLSQGIPRFYIMKLEKRSLKFSKITHHAKVTQCLGSIGGGVWYLGVAKPSIVETKENAGSDAMQSKCGHFYVPPAVDKVQVFRISGSKFIKLNIGTWHAGPLFKPETMDFYNLELSDTNVVDHTTHNLKQQDGIVFVIDD from the exons ATGGAAATCTCTGGGAAATCAAAGCCACAGCCAGTGAACATGAAGGTGGTGAAACCAATTGAAGCAACGCCAGAGAGCTTTAAAGAGTATGGTCAAGTAATAGAGGCATGGCCTGATGGTGAGGAGTTTGATCCCAAAGATGCCCAGCTAAACCTTAGCCAAGGAATTCCAAG GTTTTACATTATGAAGCTGGAAAAAAGGTCACTGAAGTTTTCAAAGATAACGCACCATGCTAAAGTGACTCAATGCCTTGGGTCAATTGGAGGTGGGGTCTGGTATCTAGGAGTGGCTAAGCCATCGATTGTGGAAACGAAAGAAAATGCAGGGAGTGATGCTATGCAGTCAAAATGCGGTCATTTTTATGTGCCTCCTGCTGTTGATAAAGTCCAGGTTTTCAGAATCTCTGGGTCCAAGTTTATTAAGCTTAATATTGGAACTTGGCATGCGGGGCCATTGTTTAAGCCAGAGACAATGGACTTCTACAACTTGGAATTGAGCGACACCAAT GTGGTGGATCACACAACACACAACTTAAAGCAGCAAGATGGGATTGTTTTTGTAATAGATGACTGA
- the LOC7458638 gene encoding pentatricopeptide repeat-containing protein At2g16880 has protein sequence METPPRDPQNSKPQSEQDLLGTLTKILTSENVSFESLKPYIPHLSTNPSLLISLLNSKTLIQNPNTLLQFYTYLPPSITHHSPLPLLSLLPSILRYRHFYAAKSLLSSFIPVDKSSSLHYLLLHPQKTNNPVSCLHISKPLLDISIGAYVACGRPHQAAQIFNRMKRLGMQPTLLTCNTLLNALVRFPSSHSIRLSKAVFTDFIKIGVKINTNSFNILIHGSCMENRFGEAIRVLGKMRDYGCPPDNITYNTILDGLCKKGRLNEARDLLLDMKNKGLFPNRTTFNILVVGCCRLGWLKEAANVIELMSQNSVVPDAWTYNVMISGFCKQGRIAEAMRLREEMENLKLSPDVVTYNTLINGCFEHGSSEEGFKLIEEMEGRGMKPNSVTYNVMVKWFVKKGKMDEVDKTVRKMEESGCLPDIVTYNTLISWHCKVGKMDEAFRLMDEMGRKGLKMDDVTLNTMLRALCRERKLDEAHDLLCSARRRGYFVDEVSYGTLIIGYFKHEKASQALRLWDEMKEKEIIPSIITYNSMIAGLCQMGKTNQAIDKLDELLESGLVPDEITYNTIIHGYCQEGQVEKAFQFHNKMVEKNFKPDVVTCNTLLCGLCKEGMLEKALKLFNTWISKGKDVDAVSYNTIILSLCKEKRFGEAFDLLEEMEEKKLGPDCYTYNAILGGLTDAGRMKDAEEFISKIAEKGKSENQFLELGKRQDARTSEIPQEPHPNAIAYSNKINELCSQGRYKDAMKIFHESTQKNIILLKSTYIDLMDGLIKRRKSTSKGMLSS, from the coding sequence atGGAAACACCACCACGAGATCCCCAAAATTCTAAACCACAATCAGAACAAGACCTTTTAGGAACCCTAACAAAAATCCTAACTTCAGAAAACGTCTCCTTTGAATCCCTAAAACCCTACATTCCCCATCTCTCCACTAACCCTAGCCTCTTAATctctttattaaattcaaaaaccctaattcaaaaccctaacactCTCCTTCAGTTTTACACATACCTCCCTCCTTCAATTACCCACCACTCACCTCTCCCTCTACTCTCTCTTCTCCCTTCCATTCTCCGGTACCGCCATTTCTACGCTGCCAAATCCCTTCTTTCCTCCTTTATCCCCGTCGACAAATCGAGCTCCCTTCACTACCTCCTCCTCCACCCCCAAAAAACCAATAACCCCGTCTCCTGTTTGCACATTTCGAAGCCTCTTCTTGATATTTCCATTGGAGCCTATGTTGCGTGCGGTAGGCCCCATCAAGCTGCACAAATTTTTAACAGAATGAAGAGATTGGGTATGCAGCCTACTTTGTTAACTTGCAATACTTTGTTAAATGCTTTAGTGAGATTCCCGTCTTCGCATTCAATCAGATTGTCTAAAGCTGTCTTTACTGATTTTATTAAGATTGGTGTTAAGATTAATACGAacagttttaatattttgattcatGGATCTTGCATGGAGAACAGGTTTGGTGAAGCAATAAGGGTTTTGGGTAAAATGCGGGATTATGGATGTCCGCCAGATAATATTACTTATAATACAATTTTGGATGGTTTGTGTAAGAAAGGGAGGTTAAATGAGGCTAGGGATTTGTTGttggatatgaaaaataaagggTTGTTCCCGAATAGGACTACGTTTAATATATTGGTCGTGGGGTGTTGTAGGTTAGGGTGGTTAAAGGAGGCAGCGAACGTTATTGAATTAATGTCGCAGAATAGTGTGGTGCCAGATGCTTGGACATATAATGTGATGATTAGTGGGTTTTGTAAACAGGGTAGGATTGCTGAGGCAATGAGGTTAAGGGAAGAGATGGAGAATTTGAAGCTGTCACCCGATGTGGTAACGTATAATACTTTAATTAATGGGTGTTTTGAACATGGGAGTAGTGAGGAGgggtttaaattgattgaggagATGGAAGGGAGAGGAATGAAGCCGAATTCAGTTACTTATAATGTTATGGTTAAGTGGTTTGTGAAGAAAGGGAAAATGGATGAAGTGGATAAGACTGTTAGAAAGATGGAAGAAAGTGGGTGTTTGCCAGATATCGTTACTTATAATACTTTGATAAGTTGGCATTGTAAGGTGGGGAAGATGGATGAAGCATTCCGATTGATGGATGAAATGGGGAGGAAAGGTCTGAAGATGGATGACGTGACTCTTAACACTATGCTTCGTGCCCTCTGTAGGGAGAGGAAGCTTGATGAAGCACACGACTTGCTTTGCAGTGCTCGTAGGCGAGGCTATTTTGTTGATGAAGTTAGTTATGGCACTTTGATCATAGGATATTTTAAGCATGAAAAGGCAAGTCAAGCTTTGAGGCTTTGGGATGAGATGAAGGAGAAAGAGATCATTCCAAGTATTATCACCTATAACTCTATGATTGCAGGCTTATGCCAAATGGGAAAAACTAATCAAGCAATAGACAAGCTGGATGAACTTCTGGAGAGTGGTTTGGTCCCTGATGAAATTACATACAACACAATTATTCATGGATATTGCCAGGAGGGTCAAGTTGAGAAAGCATTTCAgttccacaacaaaatggttgAGAAAAACTTTAAGCCAGATGTAGTTACTTGTAATACTCTTCTTTGTGGGCTCTGCAAAGAAGGTATGCTTGAAAAAGCTCTTAAGCTCTTCAACACATGGATTTCAAAGGGCAAAGATGTTGATGCTGTTTCATACAACAcaataattttatctctttGCAAAGAGAAGAGATTTGGGGAAGCCTTTGATCTTCTTGAAGAAATGGAGGAAAAGAAACTAGGACCTGATTGTTATACATATAATGCCATTCTCGGTGGACTTACTGATGCTGGAAGGATGAAGGATGCAGAGGAGTTCATATCAAAAATTGCTGAGAAAGGAAAATCGGAGAATCAGTTCTTAGAATTGGGGAAGAGGCAGGATGCAAGGACCAGTGAGATTCCCCAGGAACCTCATCCAAATGCGATTGCTTATTCAAACAAGATTAATGAGCTTTGTTCTCAAGGGAGGTACAAGGATGCAATGAAAATATTCCATGAATCGACTCAAAAGAACATCATCTTACTTAAATCTACTTACATTGATCTGATGGATGGCCTTATTAAGAGGAGGAAAAGCACATCAAAAGGCATGTTATCTTCGTGA